In the genome of Raphanus sativus cultivar WK10039 unplaced genomic scaffold, ASM80110v3 Scaffold0317, whole genome shotgun sequence, the window AGAAAATTTCAATGTAATATATTTGCTATGGTCTTTGTAAAGAGGTGAGCAGAAGTGGACAGAGCTACTCAAGACATCAACAATGCTTTTGCCTATCAATTCTCATGGGACCTCTCGTCCTCGCCTTCATTGTATAGTTTCTACTAGAGTCAAAAAGTTGAAAGTTCACGTGAAGATTGCTTTTTTACCTGCAGATGCATGTGTTATGACAGAAAAAGACAAGAAAGCTTCCTCTATTTTGCTTTGGTTACAAGAACAAGAATGTGTTCATAAGTCAAACAATGATTGACACTTGAAgaacttttgtttttgtcaaacTAGTAGTTAGAATCTTTTCctactctcttctctttctcactACGCTAGCCTTTTAAATTTGTCTCTGtctatgtatattatttattttcaaaagtaaaaattaCTTATTTCCATTTCTTCTTTTAGATTTAGTTACATCTAGGCATTATATTggtgttttctttctttctttttgaatttgattattcTGTTCATACTTGTTTTTCTTGGCTTTTAATTTACTTCTACAAGAGAAATAAAGAGTTAAAGGTCTTTTAAGTTATTGTTATGAGTCGTTAACATATGGATAAAGATCAACtttcatatattaaaactaagTCAAATCaaattgtaaataattaaaccaaaaaggaGGTTAATTAGTCAAACTTAGCATGCAATGTTGGGTACCAAACCTTAACTTTTGTCGCttttaatcttcttttaaaTCTCGAGATTTAGCTAGTAACAACTCCACTTCTTACTTCTTCTTCAAGGTCTTTTACTATAAATACCTCATTCCTCTCCCCTTACTTCATATATATCCCTCCTCATCACAAAGCCTTTCtcctttcttcatcttcttgttaAAAGTAATGGCAAGACTCAGTACCTTTCTCCTTGTTATTTATCTCCTTTGCTTTCTCCCTCTCTGTCTCTGCCACAAGAGCTCTGGAGGCAAACTCTCCCCATATTACTATGCACATTCATGCCCACAAGCCGGGGAGATCGTGAGATCAGTTGTAGCTAAAGCTGTTGCTAGAGAGACCCGCATGGCTGCTTCCTTGATAAGACTTCATTTCCACGACTGTTTCGTTAAGGTTTGGTTAATTTCTTCTAACgtgtaactcttttttttttgtttattacgTATTGAGCAAGGTAACTGTGAAATGTAGGGTTGTGATGGCTCTTTGCTTCTAGACAGCAGTGGGAGGATAGCGAGTGAGAAAAACTCAAACCCTAACAGAAAATCAGCTCGTGGATTTGACGTAGTTGACCAGATCAAAGCTCAGCTTGAGAAAGAATGCCCTGGAACTGTCTCTTGCGCTGATGCTCTTACCCTAGCCGCTAGAGACTCCTCTGTTCTCGTAAGTCTCCTCCACAACCTCTCTTGTCTTGATAACAATAATGAAAAAATCATCTGTTTTGGTTCTTGGTTTTAGACTGGTGGACCAAGCTGGATGGTTCcattaggaagaagagattcaagAAGTGCAAGCTTGAGTGGCTCCAACAACAACATCCCTGCGCCAAACAATACTTTCCAGACAATCCTCAAAAAGTTCAAACGTCAAGGACTCGATGTCACCGACCTTGTCGCTCTCTCCGGTAAGCTTTCCACACTCTGTACAGAGTTACTTCACATGCACgtaacaatacaaaaaaaaaaataactattacCTACCTTGCTTAACTCTTTCTCAGGGAGTCACACCATAGGATTCTCGAGATGCACGAGTTTCAGACAGAGGCTATACAACCAGTCTGGAAACGGTCGTCCGGACATGACACTGGAACAATCCTTCGCCGCTAACTTGCGCCAAAGGTGTCCAAGATCAGGAGGAGACCAGAATCTCTCGGTGTTGGACAAGGTCAGCCCGGCGAAGTTCGACAACAGCTACTTCAAGAATTTGGTAGAGAACATGGGTTTGCTGAGCTCGGACCAGGTTCTGTTCAGCAGCAACGATAAATCAAGAGAGCTTGTAAAGAAGTACGCAGAGGATCAAGGAGAGTTTTTCAAGCAGTTTGCGGAGTCAATGATCAAGATGGGAAACATCTCTCCCTTGACGGGTTCGAGTGGAGAAATCAGGAAGAACTGCAGGAAGATAAATTCTTGAGTTCGTTATATGAGGAAAttgaaatgaataaaaaaaatattttgtgggGAAAGAAATGTATGAATGACAGTTTGCTTTAATTTGTTTGTgatatgttgtatttttaattttccatTTGAAGTTTTATGTTGTGTTATTTCTGATTTTGCTAAGAGAATAGTGAAATATATTCCTATTATTTTATCGTTGATTTATTGTTCTATTACATC includes:
- the LOC130501873 gene encoding peroxidase 49-like — protein: MARLSTFLLVIYLLCFLPLCLCHKSSGGKLSPYYYAHSCPQAGEIVRSVVAKAVARETRMAASLIRLHFHDCFVKGCDGSLLLDSSGRIASEKNSNPNRKSARGFDVVDQIKAQLEKECPGTVSCADALTLAARDSSVLTGGPSWMVPLGRRDSRSASLSGSNNNIPAPNNTFQTILKKFKRQGLDVTDLVALSGSHTIGFSRCTSFRQRLYNQSGNGRPDMTLEQSFAANLRQRCPRSGGDQNLSVLDKVSPAKFDNSYFKNLVENMGLLSSDQVLFSSNDKSRELVKKYAEDQGEFFKQFAESMIKMGNISPLTGSSGEIRKNCRKINS